From the genome of Syntrophorhabdaceae bacterium:
GCCTTTTCTACAAATTCATGCTCTATCTGCATGGATTCTATTACCTGTTCAAAATCCGTTGCAGTGCCCTTAAACCTTATCTTATCCCCTATCTTGAGCTCGCCATTTGTTATCCTGATGGCAGCTACACCTATCTTGGAAAAAAACCTGATTACCTTTCCTATCTCTTTCTCTTCCATAAACCCTCCTTGGATATTGATTTATAATTCTAACACTTTTATATTAAAAAATAAAACAGCAACCTCAAGGCATTTTAATTAAACCTGTAACACCAACATGATAATGTCCTAATATACCAAAATGAAAATGTCCTAATAA
Proteins encoded in this window:
- a CDS encoding EF-Tu/IF-2/RF-3 family GTPase gives rise to the protein MEEKEIGKVIRFFSKIGVAAIRITNGELKIGDKIRFKGTATDFEQVIESMQIEHEFVEKAEAGKDVGIKVKEKVRENDRIYLVG